From the genome of bacterium, one region includes:
- a CDS encoding HAD-IIB family hydrolase, translated as MIPSIQDVRSEVAKGLKGIFFDIDDTVTTSGKIPPVSYKALWDIRNAGLKVVPVTGRPAGWCDHIARMWPVDGIVGENGAFYFWFDEKQNKLGKRFLYPDNIRAANRRRLLQIQDEILARVPGSALASDQPYRETDTAIDYCEDVTPLGQRAVEQICEIFKKHGATCKVSSIHVNGWFGEYDKLGMTKTLVRERWDLELDAEKERFLFCGDSPNDEPMFQYFPVTAGVSNILRFAGGMEHLPSFVASREGGEGFAEIVEILLKKRQA; from the coding sequence ATGATACCATCCATTCAAGACGTCCGCTCAGAGGTTGCAAAAGGCCTCAAGGGTATTTTCTTTGACATCGATGACACCGTCACCACTTCCGGCAAGATCCCCCCTGTTTCCTATAAGGCCCTGTGGGATATCAGGAACGCCGGGCTCAAGGTTGTTCCTGTTACGGGCAGGCCTGCCGGATGGTGTGATCATATCGCCCGCATGTGGCCCGTGGATGGCATTGTGGGAGAAAACGGGGCCTTCTATTTCTGGTTCGATGAAAAGCAGAACAAGCTGGGAAAACGATTCCTCTATCCGGATAACATACGTGCCGCGAATCGGCGGCGTCTTCTGCAAATCCAGGACGAGATCCTGGCCAGGGTACCGGGCAGCGCCCTCGCCAGCGACCAACCTTATCGGGAAACCGACACGGCTATCGATTACTGCGAGGACGTAACACCACTGGGCCAAAGAGCCGTTGAACAGATATGTGAGATCTTCAAAAAACACGGCGCAACCTGCAAGGTCTCCTCCATCCATGTGAACGGATGGTTCGGTGAATACGACAAGCTCGGTATGACGAAGACGCTTGTCAGGGAGCGGTGGGACCTTGAGTTGGATGCTGAAAAGGAGCGGTTCCTCTTCTGCGGCGACTCGCCTAATGACGAGCCGATGTTTCAGTATTTTCCTGTTACCGCAGGGGTCAGCAACATCCTTCGCTTCGCGGGTGGCATGGAACACCTTCCCTCCTTTGTGGCAAGCCGGGAAGGGGGCGAAGGTTTTGCCGAAATTGTCGAAATTCTGCTTAAAAAAAGACAGGCTTAG